A region of Pseudarthrobacter sp. NIBRBAC000502770 DNA encodes the following proteins:
- a CDS encoding MurR/RpiR family transcriptional regulator, with amino-acid sequence MIRVKNEIFARMEEMAPSERKVARTLLADYPSIGLASANTLAKAAGTSAPTVLRLVARLGMDSYADFQKHLRDEIMHELSAPVHRAERVVDGDEEMTGFGRIVAERRELVDRLHSTVATGEFDRAAKLLAADARAVLIAGGYYSRFVAEILARQLDQIIPNVDFLADPLGYDIGKLYTARKNTVVILFDLRRYQQPARQVAALAKKEGASLIVITDEGLSPSADDADVVLAVPVGGIPFDSFAPLMVLIEALVESVLVQTGSKGINRMKLWEERSLIQRAAAARPRLEEES; translated from the coding sequence GTGATCCGGGTTAAGAACGAGATTTTCGCCCGGATGGAGGAGATGGCCCCTTCCGAACGTAAAGTGGCGCGCACGCTGCTGGCTGATTACCCCAGCATCGGCCTGGCCAGTGCGAATACATTGGCCAAGGCTGCGGGGACAAGCGCGCCGACGGTGCTGCGATTGGTAGCGCGCCTGGGAATGGACAGCTATGCCGATTTCCAGAAGCACCTGCGTGACGAGATCATGCACGAGCTGAGCGCCCCGGTCCATCGTGCCGAGCGGGTCGTTGACGGCGACGAGGAGATGACCGGCTTTGGCCGCATCGTCGCCGAACGCCGGGAGCTCGTGGACCGGCTGCATTCAACAGTGGCCACCGGGGAGTTCGACCGGGCAGCCAAGCTGCTGGCGGCCGACGCACGTGCTGTCCTGATCGCCGGAGGCTACTACTCGCGATTCGTCGCCGAGATCCTCGCCCGTCAGCTCGACCAGATCATCCCGAACGTGGACTTCCTGGCCGACCCTCTGGGCTATGACATCGGCAAGCTCTACACCGCACGCAAGAACACGGTCGTCATCCTCTTCGACCTGCGCCGCTACCAGCAGCCGGCACGGCAAGTGGCAGCGCTGGCCAAGAAGGAAGGCGCGTCCCTGATCGTGATCACCGACGAGGGCCTGTCACCGAGCGCCGACGACGCCGACGTCGTGCTCGCCGTTCCAGTGGGAGGGATCCCGTTTGATTCCTTCGCACCCTTGATGGTCCTGATCGAAGCTCTTGTGGAATCTGTCCTTGTCCAGACCGGCTCCAAGGGCATCAACAGAATGAAGCTTTGGGAAGAACGATCGCTCATTCAACGCGCAGCCGCGGCACGACCCCGGCTCGAGGAGGAATCATGA
- a CDS encoding isoaspartyl peptidase/L-asparaginase family protein, with protein MRVIDIAPAASGFALVLHGGAGGRDSELSLEEEGQYSEGLAGAYRAGHAVLAAGGSALDAVCAAVEELENCVLFNAGRGAALTAQGEAELDASVMTGDGRAGAVAVTRNAKNPVFAARKVLEETAHVLLVAPDEQLLAGWGLETVEPTYFVTESRRQQLAKVQAKELAQSRHGTVGAVAVDSQGRVAAATSTGGMVNQHEGRVGDTPVIGAGTYAHDGVVAVSCTGEGEAFIQGVVAHDVYARMNYAGASLPDAVRGTIDAELNGRGADGGLIAVGADGRVVVAYNSSAMFAAYEESGELVTLT; from the coding sequence ATGCGCGTTATTGACATCGCCCCCGCGGCCAGCGGATTCGCGCTGGTCCTGCATGGTGGGGCCGGTGGCCGGGATTCTGAACTGTCCCTTGAAGAGGAGGGGCAGTACTCCGAGGGCCTCGCCGGCGCCTACCGCGCCGGCCACGCCGTTCTGGCGGCCGGAGGTTCTGCGCTGGATGCCGTGTGCGCGGCTGTGGAGGAACTTGAAAACTGTGTCCTCTTCAACGCCGGGCGCGGCGCGGCGTTGACCGCTCAGGGCGAGGCCGAACTGGATGCCTCGGTCATGACCGGGGACGGCCGCGCCGGGGCCGTTGCGGTCACACGAAATGCCAAAAACCCTGTCTTCGCTGCCAGGAAGGTCCTGGAGGAGACAGCCCACGTACTCCTCGTGGCCCCCGACGAGCAGCTGCTCGCAGGGTGGGGACTTGAAACCGTAGAGCCCACTTATTTCGTGACGGAATCCCGCCGGCAGCAGCTGGCGAAAGTCCAAGCCAAGGAACTGGCCCAGTCACGCCACGGCACTGTCGGCGCCGTTGCGGTCGACAGCCAGGGGAGGGTCGCCGCCGCAACCTCCACCGGCGGCATGGTTAACCAGCACGAAGGCCGCGTCGGGGACACCCCGGTAATCGGTGCCGGTACCTACGCCCATGACGGAGTCGTCGCCGTGTCCTGCACAGGGGAGGGCGAGGCCTTCATCCAGGGCGTAGTCGCCCATGACGTGTACGCGCGGATGAACTACGCCGGGGCATCCCTGCCCGACGCAGTACGGGGAACCATCGATGCCGAACTGAACGGCCGCGGCGCCGATGGCGGGCTGATTGCGGTGGGAGCAGATGGCCGGGTGGTCGTTGCCTACAACTCCTCGGCCATGTTTGCCGCCTATGAGGAATCCGGTGAATTGGTGACCCTGACATGA
- a CDS encoding glutaminase translates to MDLQRITDDIVAKVAPIVGQYPPADYIPGLKAIDPSQFGIAVATVNGEVYGAGNWTTPFSIQSISKVFTLALVLAADGEDLWRRVFREPSGNAFNSLLQLEHEAGIPRNPFINAGALVITDRLHTLTGNASSTVRDLLRAESGSTVDPDPNIAASEAAHGHRNAALAHLLSSYGNLDNPVETVLHEYIQHCALTMNCRDLAVSARFLASNGRDANGHMVLSASHAKRVNALMLTCGLYDAAGEFAYRVGLPAKSGVGGGILAIVPGKCAISVWSPGLGKSGNSVAGVAALDEFTNRTGWSIF, encoded by the coding sequence ATGGACCTCCAGCGGATAACCGATGACATCGTGGCGAAGGTTGCACCGATCGTCGGCCAGTACCCGCCAGCTGACTACATCCCGGGCCTGAAGGCCATTGACCCCAGCCAATTCGGCATAGCCGTGGCAACAGTCAACGGCGAAGTTTATGGCGCAGGGAACTGGACCACACCGTTCTCCATCCAAAGCATCTCAAAGGTCTTCACCCTGGCGCTTGTGCTCGCCGCCGATGGCGAGGACCTATGGCGGCGCGTCTTCCGGGAACCCTCCGGAAACGCCTTCAACTCCCTCCTGCAGCTCGAGCACGAAGCCGGCATCCCGCGCAACCCGTTTATCAACGCCGGCGCTCTTGTCATCACCGACCGCCTCCACACCCTCACCGGAAACGCCAGCAGCACGGTGAGGGACCTGCTTCGAGCAGAAAGCGGAAGCACCGTGGACCCGGACCCCAACATCGCCGCTTCTGAAGCCGCGCATGGCCACCGCAACGCCGCACTCGCGCACCTGCTGTCCAGCTACGGCAACCTGGACAACCCGGTCGAAACCGTTCTGCACGAATACATCCAGCACTGCGCCCTCACAATGAACTGCCGCGACCTCGCCGTCTCCGCACGCTTTCTCGCCTCAAACGGTAGGGACGCCAACGGCCACATGGTCCTCTCGGCATCACACGCAAAACGGGTAAACGCGCTCATGCTGACCTGCGGCCTCTACGACGCCGCCGGGGAATTCGCATACAGGGTAGGACTGCCCGCCAAAAGTGGAGTCGGCGGCGGAATACTCGCCATCGTCCCAGGAAAATGCGCCATCAGCGTGTGGAGTCCGGGACTGGGAAAGTCCGGAAATTCCGTCGCGGGTGTCGCCGCCCTGGACGAATTCACCAACCGCACCGGGTGGTCCATCTTCTGA
- a CDS encoding helicase associated domain-containing protein: MSQTKRQAPDPEWVLMYRQGIPAAKIAAGAGVAGSVVRYQLTLAGKQDPGLREEHRKALPPAPTRLTAAGQRTLNDLLAFWDAEKRLPVAGRDARESKLAGWLARRRKEATVGSLSPAYARVLDTIPGWRDQATKHDADEARWAQRLDEVAAYLAARREWPLHNKTDDREERTLGIWLHTQRITRRAGKLDESKEARLNDVIPGWQHGRPRRGANSRTR, from the coding sequence ATGAGCCAGACCAAACGCCAGGCACCCGACCCGGAGTGGGTCCTGATGTACCGGCAAGGTATCCCGGCTGCGAAGATCGCCGCCGGCGCGGGCGTCGCCGGATCGGTGGTGAGGTATCAACTGACGCTGGCCGGGAAGCAGGACCCGGGCCTGCGCGAAGAGCATCGCAAGGCTCTGCCGCCAGCGCCGACCCGGCTGACAGCTGCCGGCCAGCGGACCCTGAACGACCTTCTGGCGTTCTGGGACGCCGAGAAGCGGTTGCCAGTTGCCGGCCGGGATGCCCGGGAGTCGAAGTTGGCCGGGTGGCTGGCGCGCCGTCGCAAGGAGGCCACCGTCGGGTCCCTATCCCCCGCGTACGCCCGGGTCCTCGATACGATTCCTGGCTGGCGGGACCAGGCCACGAAGCACGACGCCGATGAGGCCCGCTGGGCGCAGCGCCTCGATGAAGTCGCCGCCTACCTGGCTGCCAGGCGTGAATGGCCCCTGCACAACAAGACCGATGACCGGGAGGAACGCACCCTGGGCATCTGGCTCCACACCCAGCGCATCACCCGGCGGGCCGGCAAACTCGACGAGTCCAAGGAAGCCCGGCTCAACGATGTCATCCCGGGCTGGCAGCACGGCCGACCGCGGCGCGGAGCAAACAGCCGCACCCGCTAA
- a CDS encoding GNAT family N-acetyltransferase, producing MAVLYAGPPTLTEAINAAALLNTALGDGFTADVLQTMRSEDSILVRAESDGALLGAATAHVLGDAARERLAVRLQTANYLVEGLAGLQVGELKASAVAPHARRRGIGTALVEARMDFLREAGCSIVTVASWITPAPKSSSQGLLARYGFEPVVRIRGFWSKGSFTEYPCPDCGLACLCSAMIMVKDLR from the coding sequence ATGGCGGTGCTATACGCAGGACCGCCGACCCTGACCGAGGCGATCAACGCGGCCGCGCTGCTGAACACTGCCCTCGGGGATGGCTTCACGGCCGACGTGCTGCAGACCATGCGCTCAGAGGACTCCATCCTGGTGAGAGCCGAGTCCGACGGCGCGCTCCTCGGCGCGGCGACCGCGCACGTCCTCGGTGACGCCGCCAGGGAACGGCTGGCCGTCCGGCTTCAGACAGCGAACTACCTTGTCGAGGGACTGGCCGGCCTGCAGGTCGGGGAACTGAAAGCCTCCGCTGTTGCCCCGCACGCCCGCCGGCGCGGCATCGGCACGGCCCTGGTCGAGGCACGGATGGACTTCCTGCGCGAGGCCGGCTGCAGCATCGTCACGGTCGCCTCCTGGATCACCCCCGCCCCGAAAAGCTCATCGCAGGGGCTGCTCGCCCGCTACGGCTTTGAACCGGTCGTGCGGATCCGCGGCTTCTGGTCGAAGGGCTCTTTCACCGAATACCCGTGCCCCGACTGCGGGCTCGCCTGCCTCTGCTCGGCCATGATCATGGTCAAGGACCTGCGTTAG
- a CDS encoding DUF3846 domain-containing protein, with the protein MQIAVIPADPALDITFRDVDKDHRYLQALQEIVSGDIEVVGLHRYAMNMYLNENGKIEGRPANHRATMLAHWAAAVRADDIIVGDVVLTGPVDAAGEDTPIVANHKWWLLQLNDEAAPREGHS; encoded by the coding sequence ATGCAGATAGCAGTCATCCCCGCCGACCCGGCCCTGGACATCACCTTTCGTGACGTCGACAAGGACCACCGATACCTCCAAGCCCTTCAGGAGATCGTCTCCGGCGACATCGAAGTGGTGGGCCTGCACCGGTACGCCATGAACATGTACCTCAACGAAAACGGCAAGATCGAAGGCCGTCCAGCCAACCACCGTGCCACCATGCTGGCCCACTGGGCGGCGGCCGTCCGGGCTGATGACATCATCGTCGGCGACGTCGTCCTGACCGGGCCGGTCGATGCCGCCGGGGAGGACACTCCGATCGTGGCCAACCACAAGTGGTGGCTGCTCCAGCTGAACGACGAAGCCGCTCCCCGGGAAGGCCACTCATGA
- a CDS encoding alpha/beta hydrolase, whose product MSRESLPQGVVLVHGLWGVPEDWTWVRRELERRRPDVQVEVPDLPSHRLPDAGLLADAVEVREAIVAIPAPTVVVGWSYGTDVVGLAAHGMPNVARLVYVSSPPIKAQPDERDASYVDTMEHMLRDEHGRFALDGDWWLNEDDAGRRLADEVRASLKEHPRRYATKKTRTDPVPAEAWREIPTTVLLGARDNLTGADQRAWAREAVADVRDIDTDHFALFNLPELVAEVILEPLLGPAR is encoded by the coding sequence ATGAGCAGAGAATCGTTGCCGCAGGGTGTCGTTCTGGTCCACGGCCTATGGGGCGTTCCGGAAGACTGGACCTGGGTCAGGCGGGAGCTCGAACGCAGGCGCCCGGATGTCCAGGTGGAGGTACCGGACCTGCCTTCGCACCGCCTCCCGGACGCGGGGCTGCTGGCTGATGCGGTCGAAGTCCGCGAAGCAATCGTGGCAATCCCGGCGCCGACAGTGGTGGTTGGCTGGTCCTATGGCACCGACGTCGTAGGTCTAGCCGCCCATGGCATGCCGAACGTCGCCCGGCTCGTGTATGTTTCCTCGCCGCCCATCAAGGCCCAGCCGGATGAACGCGATGCCAGCTATGTGGACACGATGGAGCACATGCTCCGGGACGAGCACGGCCGGTTCGCCCTGGACGGCGACTGGTGGCTCAACGAGGACGACGCCGGCCGACGGCTCGCCGACGAGGTCCGCGCAAGCTTGAAGGAGCATCCCCGCCGGTACGCCACGAAGAAGACCCGCACCGATCCGGTCCCGGCCGAGGCCTGGAGGGAGATCCCCACGACGGTGCTTCTCGGCGCCCGGGACAACCTGACGGGGGCAGATCAAAGAGCCTGGGCGCGCGAAGCGGTCGCCGATGTCCGGGACATCGACACTGATCACTTTGCCCTCTTCAACCTGCCGGAGCTGGTCGCGGAGGTCATCCTGGAGCCGTTGCTTGGACCGGCCAGGTAG
- a CDS encoding DUF4386 family protein, producing MLCCWANCCSYPRLIPVMGLIGAPLLLISAITTVFGINDQVSVLSAVATLPIFLWELSLGLYLTFKGFKPAAVLTGLGSRPTTR from the coding sequence ATGCTCTGCTGCTGGGCTAACTGCTGCTCGTACCCGCGCCTCATTCCGGTGATGGGTCTCATCGGCGCCCCGCTACTGCTCATCTCGGCAATAACGACCGTGTTCGGAATCAACGACCAAGTTTCCGTGCTGTCGGCGGTTGCGACGCTTCCCATCTTCCTCTGGGAACTGTCATTGGGGCTCTACCTGACCTTCAAGGGATTCAAGCCGGCAGCTGTCCTCACCGGACTGGGTTCAAGGCCTACGACCCGCTGA